One Cohnella candidum genomic region harbors:
- a CDS encoding undecaprenyl-phosphate glucose phosphotransferase: protein MIRQNQRFLTQLYVLADAACMLLIFIAAFWIKFNSGLFPSAQTLPFRNYFMWGTVYSFISILIGFYVGFYTPRRKKSFSADILKVLQVHSISFLGLLSALYAAKELHISREFLVMFLILDVVFLLSYRYVLKTFLYRVRSKGYNRKYVLILGAGSVGRNFYENLLLHPELGYEVYGFLDDKREEHEFEHQHFKPILGKIGTLEETLRMHPIDEVIIALPLEAHGMYASIIAFCDNAGVKTLIIPDYFDVLPSRPFFDNFAGIPLINVRDIPLDEISNRLLKRTFDIVFSLIALILASPLMLFVVVGIKLTSPGPIIFSQERMGLNRRTFRMYKFRSMRVSDSIISDTKWTIENDPRRTKFGTFLRRTSLDEFPQFFNVLIGDMSVVGPRPERPYFVEQFKDEIPKYMVKHHIRPGITGWAQASGLRGDTSIKDRIDHDLFYLENWSFLFDLKIIWQTIYKGLVNRNAY, encoded by the coding sequence ATGATTCGCCAAAATCAGCGGTTCCTTACACAACTGTATGTACTGGCAGACGCTGCTTGCATGCTGCTGATCTTTATCGCGGCTTTCTGGATCAAATTTAACAGTGGACTTTTTCCCTCTGCGCAGACGTTACCCTTCAGAAATTATTTCATGTGGGGTACCGTGTACTCTTTCATTTCAATATTAATAGGTTTTTATGTCGGGTTTTACACGCCAAGACGCAAGAAGAGCTTTTCGGCAGATATTCTGAAGGTTTTGCAGGTTCATTCCATCAGTTTCCTTGGCTTGTTGAGTGCACTGTATGCTGCGAAAGAGTTACATATCTCACGGGAATTCCTGGTCATGTTTCTCATCCTTGATGTGGTGTTTCTCCTTTCCTACCGATATGTATTGAAGACTTTTCTATATCGTGTCCGGAGCAAGGGGTACAATCGGAAATATGTTTTGATTCTTGGAGCGGGTTCGGTAGGCCGAAACTTCTACGAGAATTTGCTGCTGCATCCAGAGTTGGGGTACGAGGTTTATGGCTTTCTGGACGACAAACGGGAAGAGCATGAGTTCGAACATCAACATTTTAAGCCGATACTTGGAAAAATTGGCACTTTGGAAGAAACATTGCGCATGCATCCGATCGACGAAGTGATTATTGCCTTACCTCTGGAAGCTCACGGCATGTACGCGAGCATCATCGCTTTTTGCGATAACGCAGGGGTGAAGACATTAATCATTCCTGACTACTTCGACGTGCTGCCTTCCCGCCCATTCTTCGATAACTTTGCCGGCATTCCGTTGATCAACGTTCGCGATATTCCCTTGGATGAAATTAGCAATCGCCTGCTGAAACGGACTTTTGACATTGTGTTCTCTCTAATTGCACTAATACTAGCTTCCCCGTTGATGCTGTTTGTTGTGGTTGGCATTAAATTGACTTCTCCCGGCCCGATAATATTCAGCCAAGAACGAATGGGCTTGAACCGCAGAACTTTCAGAATGTACAAATTTCGAAGCATGAGAGTCTCCGACTCTATCATCTCCGATACTAAGTGGACCATTGAAAACGATCCGCGGCGTACGAAGTTTGGAACTTTCCTTCGACGCACCAGCCTAGATGAATTTCCGCAATTCTTTAATGTTCTTATTGGGGATATGAGCGTAGTTGGTCCTAGGCCAGAACGTCCATATTTCGTTGAACAATTCAAGGATGAAATTCCTAAGTACATGGTGAAGCACCATATCCGACCGGGCATTACGGGGTGGGCGCAAGCGAGTGGACTTAGGGGCGACACTTCGATTAAGGATCGTATCGACCATGATTTGTTTTATCTCGAGAACTGGAGTTTTCTTTTTGACCTGAAAATCATCTGGCAGACAATTTATAAAGGACTTGTTAACCGAAATGCATACTGA
- a CDS encoding ABC transporter permease has protein sequence MQDWNPYLHFRQMWSHRELILQLTKREISSRYKGSYLGILWTFVTPILMISIYTFVFSGVFKARWPAGSSSKMEFALIIFCGLIAFNIFSELISKAPGLILTNVNYVKKVVFPLEILPVVLLGSALIQGIISMFILIIVQLFVTGVINWTIILMPVVLLPIMLMSLGIGWFLSSLGVFLRDIGHIIGVGLTALMFLSPIFYPISSIPNGIKILYVLNPLTYVVEDLRRVMIWGNTPDWLSWFVSLFIGFIISFAGLVWFQKTKKTFADIL, from the coding sequence ATGCAAGATTGGAATCCCTATTTACATTTCAGACAGATGTGGTCACATCGGGAATTAATTTTACAATTAACGAAACGTGAAATTTCCTCAAGATATAAGGGGTCTTATTTAGGCATTCTGTGGACATTCGTTACTCCAATACTGATGATTTCTATTTATACCTTTGTCTTCAGTGGCGTGTTTAAGGCGCGCTGGCCAGCCGGCAGTTCAAGCAAAATGGAGTTTGCTCTCATAATTTTTTGCGGTCTAATCGCGTTCAACATTTTTAGCGAACTGATAAGCAAAGCTCCCGGTTTAATATTGACTAACGTCAATTATGTGAAAAAGGTAGTGTTCCCTCTAGAGATTTTACCCGTTGTGCTTTTAGGTTCTGCGCTTATACAGGGCATTATAAGTATGTTCATTTTGATCATCGTGCAATTATTTGTCACGGGCGTCATCAATTGGACCATCATTCTCATGCCCGTCGTTTTGTTGCCTATAATGCTCATGTCTTTGGGCATTGGCTGGTTTCTTTCATCATTGGGTGTATTTCTACGCGATATTGGGCACATCATTGGGGTTGGACTAACGGCACTAATGTTCTTAAGTCCCATTTTTTACCCCATCTCCTCGATCCCTAATGGGATCAAAATCTTATACGTCCTTAACCCTCTCACGTATGTCGTTGAGGACTTGCGCCGCGTCATGATTTGGGGAAACACGCCAGATTGGTTGTCGTGGTTCGTCAGTTTGTTCATTGGCTTTATCATTAGCTTTGCAGGATTAGTATGGTTTCAAAAAACAAAGAAAACTTTCGCTGACATTTTGTAA
- a CDS encoding O-antigen ligase family protein, translated as MTVVRNKKNLPVYQWLGLSWISLLLFFLPYQAGLYNANVISYEDPLYQAMLLTFSLACLSIVFLYSRWSINNYKAILSLSSLLLPICYYVSTFYGASKHGSQFVFLMIAMCVSFFLLALYFADRELAQKILAGALGASVYAIVIFGLLNMFGQVFSKDALWFTQGEYRLTSVFQYSNTYAGFLSAAFMICLYWVISSRKWYWVLIHSLMLIPITVSFLLTFSRGGLVLIPFMVLIYLIFLRFRAQVLSILAMLFTASLTLVVIGKITTYYKQIAAIVQPQDQKPVDTISMFSTLPLKGWSLLIGASLFNFILIYAVQHWLMPWIEKRSPNFTQKSSWWIPAATIVVGGLLALLVSTSNSITKLLPSDLADRIESINLHQHSVLERGTFYSDAWKIVKDHPFGGVGGNGWTALYEKYQNNPYTSTQVHSYPLQTLVEVGWIGFLLFVAFLAFAYFLYIRSYFQTKDAFSGHFVFFIFSVSLLIHSFIDFDMSFGYIGILFFVCLGGMLAPFTAQLNIDKWETYNLAKTRHLFPVVISIISLILFIWSARGYMANNNYNKAIDMATSRQGTLDEVMAPLDKALKLSSSNPTFIYRKIDWLSQGYAQTQDKNYLAQINDLFSQAEKDEPYDKKLINAKIEYYKSLNDTPNELKALDEAIQKFQWDIDFYQNAIVQNAIAGQSERTLELFNEVLHKIDHLKTLPKEQMQGRPFDVTPAIRQAVGAVYYSKADYKAAEALLEPLKQGDLNDPATRTGIRYYLASLHALGQKDDALQAALIGADPNEQAQIDALDQQAKNS; from the coding sequence ATGACGGTCGTACGAAACAAGAAAAACCTCCCCGTATATCAATGGTTGGGACTCTCCTGGATCTCATTGCTTCTTTTCTTTCTGCCCTACCAGGCAGGTCTTTACAATGCAAACGTCATCAGTTATGAAGACCCGCTGTACCAAGCCATGCTTTTAACATTTTCATTGGCCTGTCTTTCGATCGTCTTTTTGTATTCTCGTTGGTCAATTAACAATTATAAGGCGATATTGTCGCTTTCATCACTCTTATTGCCTATTTGTTACTACGTGAGTACCTTCTACGGCGCCTCAAAACATGGCTCGCAATTCGTTTTCTTAATGATCGCCATGTGTGTGTCGTTCTTCCTGTTAGCTCTCTATTTCGCGGACCGGGAACTCGCCCAAAAAATCCTTGCCGGGGCATTAGGAGCATCGGTATACGCCATTGTCATCTTCGGCCTGCTGAATATGTTCGGACAAGTATTTTCCAAAGATGCTCTTTGGTTTACTCAGGGCGAATACAGGCTTACGTCCGTATTCCAGTACTCGAATACCTATGCAGGTTTCTTGTCCGCCGCCTTCATGATTTGTCTCTATTGGGTGATCTCTTCCCGAAAATGGTATTGGGTCCTTATCCACTCTCTCATGCTGATCCCGATCACGGTCTCCTTCCTGCTAACGTTTTCGCGTGGGGGCTTGGTTCTTATACCGTTCATGGTTCTGATTTATCTAATTTTCCTGAGGTTCCGAGCACAGGTCCTCTCAATCCTAGCAATGCTGTTTACTGCCTCCTTAACACTTGTGGTTATCGGAAAAATCACGACGTATTACAAACAAATCGCGGCCATCGTCCAACCACAGGATCAGAAGCCGGTGGACACGATCTCCATGTTCAGCACCCTGCCGCTTAAAGGCTGGTCGTTACTAATTGGAGCTTCGCTGTTCAACTTCATCCTCATATATGCCGTTCAACATTGGCTCATGCCATGGATCGAGAAGCGTTCCCCTAATTTTACGCAAAAATCGTCTTGGTGGATTCCTGCTGCAACCATCGTTGTGGGCGGTTTGCTTGCCCTTCTCGTAAGTACAAGCAATTCGATTACCAAACTCTTGCCGTCTGATCTTGCCGACCGCATCGAGAGTATTAACCTTCATCAACACAGCGTACTCGAACGCGGCACGTTTTACTCGGACGCGTGGAAAATCGTGAAGGATCATCCGTTTGGCGGCGTCGGCGGTAACGGATGGACGGCTCTATACGAGAAGTACCAGAACAATCCATATACTAGCACTCAAGTACACAGCTACCCCTTGCAGACGCTTGTGGAAGTCGGCTGGATCGGTTTCCTCCTTTTTGTAGCTTTCCTGGCGTTTGCTTACTTTCTGTATATCAGAAGCTATTTCCAAACGAAAGATGCTTTTTCCGGTCATTTTGTGTTCTTCATTTTCTCCGTTTCCTTGCTCATTCACAGCTTCATCGACTTCGATATGAGCTTCGGGTATATCGGGATACTGTTCTTCGTATGCTTGGGAGGAATGCTGGCGCCTTTCACAGCTCAATTGAACATCGACAAATGGGAAACCTACAACCTCGCTAAAACACGCCACCTCTTCCCGGTAGTCATAAGCATCATTTCACTTATACTCTTTATCTGGTCAGCCCGGGGATATATGGCGAACAACAATTATAACAAAGCCATTGACATGGCGACGTCCCGGCAAGGAACCTTGGACGAGGTTATGGCTCCCTTAGACAAGGCTTTGAAACTGAGTTCTTCCAATCCGACTTTCATTTATCGAAAAATCGACTGGTTGTCTCAAGGCTACGCACAAACTCAGGATAAAAACTACCTCGCCCAAATTAATGACCTATTCTCGCAAGCTGAAAAAGATGAGCCGTACGATAAGAAACTAATTAATGCCAAAATTGAATACTATAAATCCCTAAACGATACTCCGAACGAATTGAAGGCTCTTGATGAAGCAATTCAAAAGTTTCAATGGGACATCGATTTCTATCAAAACGCCATCGTTCAGAACGCAATTGCTGGACAATCAGAACGCACTCTGGAGCTTTTTAATGAAGTACTGCATAAAATTGATCACCTCAAAACCTTACCGAAAGAACAAATGCAAGGACGGCCTTTCGATGTAACGCCTGCCATTCGCCAAGCAGTCGGAGCGGTATATTACTCCAAAGCGGATTACAAAGCCGCAGAAGCGCTTCTAGAGCCTTTGAAGCAGGGAGATCTGAACGATCCAGCTACGCGTACCGGCATTCGCTACTACCTTGCCTCTCTGCATGCTCTCGGGCAGAAGGACGATGCTCTGCAAGCCGCTCTGATCGGCGCGGATCCGAATGAGCAAGCCCAGATCGATGCATTAGACCAACAAGCGAAGAATTCATAA
- a CDS encoding glycosyltransferase family 2 protein: MIKEHSLSKLTVSVIIPTWNAGQELKDLIQSLWAQTLVPAQIIVVDSSSTDGTAELAKSLGATVFSIEQEEFDHGGTRNYAAEQAVGDILMFMTQDAIPAGEKLIENLINPLTDPNVCCSYARQIAKPNANLLEQLSREYNYPSISLKKSAKDIASLGIKAFFCSNVCSAMRKETFRELGQFPAPVIFNEDMFFAAKGILAGYSVFYAAEAVVLHSHNYSLMQQFKRFFDNGVSMRMNEGFMPYSSVGKTGTNLLKIQLRGIVEKRAWRWFAVLFLDLTMKFFGLQFGKRYYMLPIYIRKRFSMHQKIWVKIIRDSGAFTNAMK; this comes from the coding sequence ATGATTAAAGAACATTCATTATCAAAACTAACTGTTTCGGTGATCATTCCGACATGGAATGCAGGTCAAGAATTAAAAGATTTGATACAAAGCCTCTGGGCACAAACGCTGGTCCCTGCTCAGATTATTGTCGTTGATTCTTCTTCCACTGATGGAACGGCAGAATTGGCAAAATCGCTTGGCGCAACTGTGTTTTCCATTGAACAAGAGGAGTTCGATCACGGAGGAACTCGGAATTACGCTGCAGAACAGGCAGTAGGCGATATTCTCATGTTCATGACGCAAGATGCTATTCCTGCGGGTGAGAAGCTTATTGAGAACCTGATTAATCCGTTGACGGATCCCAATGTTTGTTGTTCATACGCTAGACAAATCGCCAAGCCTAATGCCAACCTGTTGGAACAGTTGTCGAGGGAATACAATTATCCATCTATCTCTTTGAAAAAGAGCGCTAAGGATATAGCATCTTTGGGGATTAAGGCATTTTTTTGTTCAAATGTTTGTTCCGCCATGCGGAAAGAAACATTCAGGGAGTTGGGGCAGTTCCCGGCTCCCGTCATTTTTAACGAGGATATGTTCTTTGCGGCGAAGGGGATTTTGGCTGGATATTCCGTTTTTTATGCTGCTGAGGCGGTTGTCTTGCATTCACATAATTATTCTTTGATGCAGCAGTTTAAGCGTTTCTTCGATAACGGCGTATCCATGAGGATGAATGAAGGATTTATGCCGTATTCCTCAGTCGGTAAAACAGGAACAAATCTGTTGAAAATTCAGTTACGTGGTATCGTCGAGAAAAGGGCGTGGAGATGGTTTGCCGTATTATTCTTGGACTTAACCATGAAGTTTTTTGGGTTACAATTCGGGAAAAGGTACTATATGTTACCGATTTATATTCGTAAGAGGTTCAGCATGCATCAGAAGATATGGGTGAAGATAATAAGAGATAGCGGGGCATTTACCAATGCCATGAAATGA
- the cysC gene encoding adenylyl-sulfate kinase yields the protein MNINANNVKRQSYRVTKEMRRTINKHKSFVIWLTGLSGSGKSTIADALDLLLFKKEMKSYVLDGDNVRLGLNKNLGFSAEDRKENIRRVGEVSKLFVDSGVICISAFISPFLQDRKEVRALFEEGEFIEVYVKCPLETCELRDPKGLYEKARKGEIKDFTGISSPYEVSENPELIIETDLLTIEESVNKIYLFLESRGIVNND from the coding sequence ATGAATATAAATGCTAATAACGTTAAGCGTCAAAGTTATAGAGTAACTAAAGAAATGAGGCGGACAATAAACAAACATAAGAGCTTTGTGATATGGCTAACGGGACTTTCCGGTTCTGGAAAGTCCACGATAGCGGACGCATTGGATCTTCTTCTTTTCAAAAAAGAAATGAAGTCTTATGTTTTGGACGGCGATAACGTAAGGCTTGGACTGAATAAAAATCTAGGCTTCTCTGCTGAAGATCGGAAAGAAAACATTCGCAGGGTTGGTGAAGTTTCAAAGTTATTCGTGGATTCAGGCGTTATCTGTATTTCCGCTTTTATCTCCCCGTTCTTGCAAGATCGTAAGGAGGTTAGGGCACTTTTTGAAGAAGGGGAGTTTATCGAGGTTTATGTTAAGTGTCCCCTTGAGACATGTGAACTAAGGGACCCTAAGGGGCTTTACGAAAAGGCGCGCAAAGGTGAAATTAAGGATTTTACCGGAATTAGCTCGCCATATGAAGTGTCTGAAAACCCGGAATTAATTATTGAAACTGACCTTCTTACAATAGAGGAGAGCGTAAATAAAATTTACCTGTTTTTAGAGAGTCGTGGAATTGTGAACAATGATTAA